One part of the Rutidosis leptorrhynchoides isolate AG116_Rl617_1_P2 chromosome 1, CSIRO_AGI_Rlap_v1, whole genome shotgun sequence genome encodes these proteins:
- the LOC139844527 gene encoding protein LURP-one-related 8-like, which yields MQQMAVDNAKTPINKNRKLGQKSVMRKSPNWGPNSDVIELKITSVNAAAFTLQNRVYPQSTISTGVNQVILTVWKKSLLFGCDGFTVFDSNGNLVYRVDNYVAGRNGEIVLMSSSGRPLFTIRRKMLSLSESWMVYDGETTINPRFSVKKHHKLHHTKSVAYVNSINSLKYNTSRNKKDAIIYEIGGSYAQRCCVVYDDMHRCVADIRRKEAKKGVALGDDVFQLVVQPLEDPSVAMALVIVLDQMFGSSRRFLN from the exons ATGCAGCAGATGGCAGTTGACAATGCAAAGACACCCATCAACAAAAACCGCAAATTAGGTCAAAAAAGCGTGAT GAGAAAAAGTCCAAATTGGGGACCCAATTCAGATGTTATTGAGCTGAAAATTACATCTGTAAATGCAGCAGCTTTTACGCTGCAGAACAGGG TGTACCCACAGAGCACCATCTCCACCGGTGTGAATCAAGTGATCTTAACAGTTTGGAAAAAGTCTCTGCTCTTTGGTTGTGATGGATTCACAGTGTTCGATTCCAATGGTAATCTTGTTTATCGAGTTGATAATTATGTTGCCGGACGCAATGGTGAAATTGTTCTCATGAGTTCCTCTGGCCGCCCTCTGTTTACCATTCGCCGCAAG ATGTTAAGCCTATCTGAAAGTTGGATGGTGTACGACGGAGAAACTACAATAAATCCACGATTTTCAGTAAAAAAACACCACAAACTTCATCACACAAAGTCCGTGGCTTACGTGAACTCGATAAACTCGTTGAAGTACAACACCAGTAGAAACAAGAAGGATGCAATTATTTATGAGATTGGAGGATCATATGCGCAAAGGTGTTGTGTGGTGTATGATGACATGCATCGGTGTGTTGCTGATATTAGGCGTAAAGAAGCCAAAAAAGGTGTAGCACTAGGCGACGACGTTTTTCAGCTGGTAGTACAGCCATTAGAAGATCCAAGTGTTGCAATGGCTCTCGTGATTGTTCTTGATCAGATGTTTGGCTCGTCTAGACGATTTCTAAATTGA
- the LOC139844536 gene encoding protein LURP-one-related 8-like yields MTKVYPQSTITGENQVILTVWKKSLLFGCDGFTVFDSNGNLVYRVDNYVSGGNGEIVLMSSTGRSLFTIRRKMLSISESWLVYDGETTINPRLSVTKHHKLHHTKSVAYVNSINSLKYNTSRNKKDAIIYEIEGSYAQRCCVVYDDMHRCVADIRRKEAKKGVALGDDVFQLVVQPSEDQNVAMALVIVLDQMFGSSSRFLN; encoded by the exons ATGACAAAAGTGTACCCACAGAGCACCATCACGGGTGAGAATCAAGTGATCTTAACAGTTTGGAAAAAGTCTCTGCTCTTCGGTTGTGATGGATTCACAGTGTTCGATTCCAATGGGAATCTTGTTTATCGAGTAGATAATTATGTCTCCGGAGGCAATGGTGAAATTGTTCTCATGAGTTCCACTGGCCGCTCTCTCTTTACCATTCGCCGCAAG ATGTTAAGCATATCCGAAAGTTGGCTGGTGTATGACGGAGAAACTACAATAAATCCACGACTTTCAGTAACGAAACACCACAAACTTCATCACACAAAGTCTGTGGCTTACGTGAACTCGATAAACTCGTTGAAGTACAACACAAGTAGAAACAAGAAGGATGCAATTATTTATGAGATTGAAGGATCATATGCGCAAAGGTGTTGCGTGGTGTATGATGACATGCATCGATGTGTTGCTGATATTAGGCGTAAAGAAGCCAAAAAAGGTGTAGCTCTAGGTGACGACGTTTTTCAGCTGGTAGTACAGCCTTCAGAAGATCAAAATGTTGCAATGGCTCTTGTGATTGTTCTTGATCAGATGTTTGGTTCCTCTAGTCGATTTTTAAATTGA